AGCCAAATATATGAGCTACTTGCAAAAGAAGACACCGAAGCCGCTCGAAAAACAATTAAAGCAATGTTTGCCGAGTTAACAATTCAGGCATATAGATAAAAAGTTTCCACTTATCGTTTATTTAGATAGGTGGAAGCTTTTTTTGATATAAATGAAAGCCATTTTTCTTACCCATAAATTGAAAATCATAACGGCGATACATTTGGTTAAGCTTATCATTTGTTTCAATACAATCCAAGCGTATATAAGGAACTTGATTGGTATTTGCTAACAGTTCAGACCAGTTAATCATCTGCGCACTTAAAGAAATCCCGCTAAACTGACGAGCAACCATAATCCGGTGCAGATAATAAGCATTTTCATTCGCTAAGTCTTCCCATAAATCTGTATCCCAATTGCTGGGTGTCTTTCGAATAATCATTGCTCCAGCAAGCAAACCTTCTTGTGTTTCAAAAAGAGCTACCTCGCCAAGTTTAATCCGTTCTTCCATTTGATGGACATCAAAGCCTTGCAAAATATCATTCCACTGACTGGAACCCGATTCTTTAAGCCAGCGAGCAGTATTTAGCATCAGTTCATTCATTTTTGAGTAGTCATTTGGCAAAGCAAAGCGGACTAGAAATTCCAGTCCGCCAGCAGAAATTTTATTTTGGTTCATTTTCGTCTTTCGGAGCTTCGGGTTCTTTTACTGTTTCGGGTCCAAAACCATCTGGATGTGAGTCGCGAGCGAAAGGATCTTCTTCCGTTTTTCCAAATGGATCAACGCTTTCTTCCTCAACAATAACGGTTTCTTCTACATAAGCTCCTTCGCTTGCAGCATATAAATCATCATAGAATACAGCGATAGAAGTGATTAGGTAAGGATACACATAAAGTGAAATCCCTAAAGAAATGACCCAAGATGCTAAAATGAGGACGAGTCCACCAAATGTAGCTCCGGCTGCTAGGGCGCTAATTAATTCAGTAGGATCAGTTGTGTAAGAGGTAGAAGCCATTCCACCTGCAACAATAACCCCACCTGCGATTGCAACTGCGATAGGAATTAAGTACCAAAGTAGGAACGTAAGAGACATGCCGAATAGTCTGCCTTTATGTCCATTCATCATGTGGCGACTTTCTGTAATAGCATCTAAAGCAGAGATGTTTGGATTATCGCGTAAAATGAAGAAAGTTTGTGAGTAAGAGTAAGTTTTAATAATTCCTGGAACGATTAAAAGTAAACTCCATAAGAATGTAAAAATACTAATTAGCAAGTAAGCTAAGAAAGTACGGCCAAACTCTTTGAAACCACTAAACATGTACGCAACATCAGGTTGTTCCCTTCTGCTAATTGCAAGATATACCCAAGAAACCCCCACATATAAAGGTCCTGTTAGTAAGAATAAGGCAATCCAACCAATAAATGGAATCCAGCCCAATACGCCACTTGCAACTGTTTCAAGCAACCATGCAAGCACAAATATTCCAATGGCAATACCCCAGTTGCCACGAAGCGACTCTTTCGCTGTTTGTTTTACTTGTGAAATAGTCATCATAATGAAAACTCCTTTTTAATTTATTTTTAAGTATAATAGCAAAAATACCTACTCTTAAAATAGCATACTTTCCGGGACTAATACAGTAATATGAAGTGTTTCATTTTTTTATTTAAATTAGGTGTAAGTTAATTCTTTTTGGGGAAAAGATTATATGGTATGATTAATTTGGAGGTGGCGCAAATGGCCCATGAGAATTTAAGAGAACTAGAAGATCGCTTAATTGAATTACGACAAGAGTATCAAGAAACAATTAGTGAAACGAGAGATTTTGAAGACCCACAACTCCAAAACGGACCGATTAATGCTGCGGAAGTTAGATTAAGTGCATTACGTCACGAAATCTCAGAAGTGGAGAAAAAAATTAAAAAAGTAGAAGGTAATACTAAATAAGGAAATAACGTCCTTTTGCTAATATAAATTTAGCGGAAGGATGTTTCTTTTTATGTGAATTTGGAGGAATGAAAATGAAACCAATTTTTGCTGTAGGGGATGTACACGGAGAAATAACTCTTTTAGATGAGCTGCTCGAAAACTGGGATAAAAAGCGGGAACGACTTCTATTTGTGGGGGACTTAATTGATCGCGGTGAAAATCCTGCAGCGGTCCTTAGAAGGGTAAAAGCGTTAGCAGATAATGCAGGAGCTATTGTTTTAAAAGGCAATCACGAACAAATGTTACTGGATTGGCTAAAAATTCCCTCCGAGAAAATGCACTACTATTTAAGCCAAGGTGGCATGGAAACCATTCAATCACTTATTTCGGACTCACTTGACAAAAAAACCACACCAGAAGGCTTAGCAGAGAGAATTAAGCAAGAATCGGCTGAACTAATTGAGTTTATCCGGAATTTACCGCTTTATTATGAAGAAGGTAAGTATGTGTTTGCCCATGCAGGAGTTGATTTTACTAAAGACGACTGGCATGAAACGGAGGAACGAGATTTTTACTGGATTCGAGAGCCATTTTTGTTCGGTGAAAATAAAACGGGGAAAGTATTTATCTTTGGACATACCCCGGTGCAAAATTTACATAAAGATGGAAGCGCAGGCATCTGGGTTTCAGCAGATAAAACAAGGCTTGATATCGATGGTGGGGCTGTTTTTGGCGGAGAACTTCACGGCGTTGTTGTGGAAGAAAAAGTCATTACAAAAAGCTTTACTGCGAAAAAATAAGCGTTCAAGATGCTTCTCTCTAGGAGCATCTTGAACGCTTATTTTTAATAATACGGCGCCATGAAAAGATAAACTAATACGCCAGTTAAACTTACATATAACCAAATCGGCATCGTCCAACGAACAATTTTTTTATGTTTTTCAATTTGCATAGTCCAGCCCCAAACAAGTGCGAAGAGTGCAAGTGGAACGACGATTGCAGCTAAGAAACTATGTGTAATTAAGATAAAGAAGTAAATCGGACGGATAATTCCAGTTCCACCAAATGTAGATGTTTCGGCGGATAAGTAATGAAATGTTAAATAAGATACTAAGAAGAATAGCGTAGATGTAAATGCTGCAAGGATAAATCCGCGGTGCATGTTAATGTTTTTCTTTTTTATAATCGCCCAAAGTGCAATAACTAAAAATACAAAGGTAAAACTATTAAAGATGGCGTTCATCCGTGGGAAAATCGTGATATCAAAATGCACGGCTCCCTGATAGCCAATTGGTGAAAAAAAGAGTAGTAAAATCACCACAACTGCGATAAATGAAATAATCATTATCGGCCAAAAATAGTTTTTTTCTGATGTCGGCTTTGTGAGTTTTTCTTTATTTTGTTCCATGAAAAAAATAGCCCCCTAAATAAAAAATTGCTGTACCTTATTTCATTATACATGACGAACATATCGGATGCGAAAAATTGAACTTTTTGAGGTATAATGATTGGGAAAGGGTGTTTCTAATGGCAATAATTGCGCGAGAGTTAACGAAAGCAGAAGAAGCGGAAATCATTCGTTTGAAAGAAGAAGGCGAAATCATGCTACAAACAGACGGGACTCCAGAAGAACGCGTTCAGAAAATTGTAGATTACTTGAAAAATACCTCGCCAGACCCAGATTTAGCAGAAGAACAGGGTTATGTGTTAGGTTCTTTATACGGGGAAGCAGTGCGAGAAAAATACGGATGGAAATGGTTGTTTGTTTCTGAAAATGACTTAGAAGGCTATGCAATCACATCGAAAGAGCACGGTTATACCTTTATGGTACATGATTATTTTATGCAAGTGATTGTTGGAAATAAACCGGATAATAGTAAAATGTTGTTTGAGTTAATGCCAGATATGACAGGGAATCGGAATGATTTTCGGATAATAGGATGAAAAAGCTAGCCGTTGATGTCGGCTAGCTTTCTTGTTATTGGTTGGATGTGGAGATTTTCATATACTAATAAGTCCATTTTAATCTAATCCTTAAATTCTTGGAAACGAAAATTAGTTCCTAGTGATTGGTTTGCTACTGTGTATTCCCTGAATTTATAAATTAATGGGGACCAATTATTAATATTTATTCTTTTTAATAAGTATATTAGAGATACGAAATTTGTTCGAAGCAGTGGAAATAACAATCTAATTATGGAGAAGGCAATTAAAGATGTAGTTGTATAATAGGAAATAGATTGTGAGAGTTAGGGGGGGATTATCCAAGCAATCTAGAAGGATTTGTAAAGGATTATCTTATAAGGTGTCTGAAATGTGGTTAGTTAGAAAATACTGGGTAAAATGGAATGTAAAAGTTAAAAGATTTATAGTAATTTTAAACTTTCAAATGAATAAACATAAGATAATATACATTGGAAAATGTATTTCAATGAAATAAAAGAGAAATATTTAACATTAATGTTGTTTATGTTTGTATACTTTGTGACGTTTTTTCGAAAAGTGTATAAATTCGTGCATAATAACACAAATGGTGATTATTTTCACAATTATTTCTGTGAAATATTCAAAATGAGTTGAAAAAAACCATAATTTAAGCTGAATTTTGTTGTTCATGACAAGAATCGGACATTTCATTACATTTTTGGTTATACATCCAGTGATTATATTATAATTGTTCTAAAAAACACAAAAAGGGAGCGAATGTCAAATGGCAACAGAGACAATACAAAAGCAAGCAAAGAAATGTGTATGTGCTTTATTAGCTGGAGGATTAGCTAAAGTATCCTTTGGAGGTGTAGTTGCAAAAGCAATGGTTGGAACAATATTAAGTAATAGTTTTAAAAATTATAATTATATGAAGCAAACAATCTATAAAAAATCTGACAAGAACTATTATTATTATAAAGTAATAGATGAGTTTTCAAATAGCAAAACTAAATGGAAGGGGCCAGTAAATACAAGCTATCAAAAAGTTAGAAAGTAAAAATAGGAGAGGAAGTAAAGCTGTTGAATTATAAAAAATTGATTGCAAGTATACTATTGTATATCGTGCTATTTATTGTAACGGGAATTATATTTGATAATTTCAATATATTTGTATTGGTTGTTGGAACTATTTGTTATGCACTCGCAATCATCCCGCTTGTAAAAAATAAATAAAGAAGTACAAAAAATTAATGTATTTACTTTTATGCATGAATATACGTTCGCAAATAGTAATAATTAACCTTTTAGTATCAAAAATGAGAAAAAAGACGCGCCGCAAATAAGAACGTATTTCTGTGTGAATTGCAATATGTCTTTCCAAGCTAGTAAAAAGAGCAGACAAATTTGTCCGCTCTTTTTTTCAATATCTTATCTATTCTCCGCTTTATTATAAGCACCATGCCAAACAGGTCCGATGAATTCATTTAAAGCAAATCCGCCTTTGATAGCAGCTGTAACGAAATCTTTCGCTTTAGCAACTGCTTCTTCTACTGTTAAGCCTTTCGCAAGTCCAGCTGTAATTGCGGCTGCGAAAGTACAACCAGCGCCGTGATTATGACTTGGAGAAATTTTTTCAACTTCATAAACAGTGAAATCTTTTCCATCATAAAGTAAGTCGATGGCTTTGTCGCTTTCTAGTGCTTTTCCGCCTTTAATAACAACGTATTTAGCGCCGAGTTCGATGATTTTTTTCGCAGCTGATTTCATGTCGTCTAAAGTTGTTAATTTGCCAAGACCAGATAATTGACCAGCTTCGAACAGGTTTGGTGTCGTAATAGTTGCTTTTGGAAGTAACAAGTCACGGATAGCTTCCGCGTTTTCAGGTTGGATTAATTCATCTTCGCCTTTACAAACCATTACGGGATCAATAACGACATTTTTTAAATCATATTTATCAATCGCTTCACGAGTAGCTTTGATGATGTCGATCGAGCCAAGCATACCTGTTTTCATTGCATCAACCGGGCCGCCAGAAAGGATTGTTTTCAGTTGTTCACGTACAAGACCTGCATCAATTGGAGTAACGCCATGCGCCCAATTGTTGTCTGGATCCATTGTTACGATTGTTGTAATTGCGCTAAAACCATAAGTACCATATTCTTCAAAAGTTTTTAAATCTGCTTGTAATCCAGCACCACCGCTAGAATCAGAGCCTGCAATAGTTAATGTTTTTTTGATTGTCATGATTTTTCCTCCTAAAAATAAACTTTAGTCATTTGTTTCAAGCATTTTATAGATGGCAGCTGCAACCCCGTGTTCATCGTTGGTTGAGGTAACGTGTTCTGCTAAATCTTTTACTTCTTCTTCGGCATTTCCCATTGCGACACTGTAACCAGCCATTTTGAGCATTGAAATGTCATTCATATTATCTCCAATTGCAAAAGTTTCATCAAGCGTTATGCCTAATTTTTCTACATAATATTGTAAGGAAATTCCTTTTTGTGCTTCACGGTGGGTAATTTCAATATTGTCGGAAAACGAAGAAGTAACAGAGAGCTCATTTTCTTTTTCCAGTTTTGCCTTAGCTTTTGCAAGGACTTCTTTGTCAGATGAGAAGGAAATGAATTTTAGGATAGTTAGTTCTTTATTGGCTAAAATTCGTTCTACATCAGGAATTTCGTGAACGTCTTTGGATTCAAAACGTTCTTCTACTTTTTCGGTGATTTCTGTTACAGGAATATCTGGGTGGATGCGCTGATGCATTTTTATCATAAATTCTTTGCCGCGTGCTTTGTCGGTTGTAATTGGTCCCATATCTGTGAAAAACTCTGTATACATGCCAAGGTCAGATAGTGTATTATACGTATCTCGTGCTAAGTCTCTGTCAATTGGATGTTGTAAAACGATTTTGCCGTGTTCATCACGAATTTCCGCACCATTCATACAAATAGCTGGTGCGTATAAATTTGCTTTATTAATTAATCCCATCGCATCGTCATACATCCGTCCAGTACATAGGACAAAATGAATCCCTTTTGTACGAGCTTTTTCGATTGCCTCGACGTTTTCTTGTGCAATCTCGATATCAGAGTTAAGTAGTGTGCCATCCATATCTGAAGCAATAACTTTAATCATAATATTTAATTCCTCCCCAATTTTACCTACTTAATTAGAATAGCATTTTTTAAAGAAAAATGCACAAAAGGTAGCTGCGAGTAGTTTTCTTTGCAGTCTGATTACTTTACTATATTTCTTTCTGTCATTTGGTTATAATAGATAAGAATAAAACGTGGATTGGATGTGGCAGGATGAGTTCAGAACTAGAAAAGATGATTGCAGGAGAAATGTACGATCCAAGCGACAGAGAGCTTGTACACGGTAGAAGTCGTGCGCGGAAGTTCTGTCGGGAAATAAATGATACGATGGATGCTGATTCCCGTCAAAGCGTGCTGAAACGTCTATTTGGTGGTACAAAAGAGAACGTTTATGTGGAACCTGCTTTTCGAGTAGATTATGGTTCTAATATTTATGTTGGTGAAAATTTTTATGCTAATTTTGATTGTGTTATTTTAGATGTTTGCGAGGTACATATTGGTGAAAATTGCATGATGGCGCCTGGTGTTCATATTTACACGGCTACACATCCACTTGATCCAGTTGAACGAAATAGCGGTCAGGAATTAGGAAAACCAGTCGTGATTGGTGATAATGTTTGGATTGGTGGACGTGCGATTATCAATCCTGGTGTAACGCTTGGGAATAATGTAGTAGTTGCCTCTGGCGCAGTTGTAACGAAAAGTTTCCCGGATAATGTTGTTTTAGCGGGAAATCCAGCGCGAGTAATTAAAACTATTGAGGTTAAGGATAAATGATTATTTCAGATGCAAAGATTTTTGAACAAATGGAAAGTGAGTTAGCAAAAGCAAGAGCGGCAACGACAAAGGCGAGTCAAGATAAGCATTTGCATGGTTTGATGTTACTTGTCCAACTTGCGAAAACTGGTGATGAAACAGGTTTGGAAGTGGGACCAAGTGCAATTCCAAAATCAGAACCTGCGCAAATCGTCAACATGGACGGAAAGAAAATCGAGTTAGAAGATGGAGCAAATGGAGATTCATTGCTTGATTTTTAGGGGGCTATTATGAAAAAAACAATTATTACTGGAGCCATTTTTGCTGGGCTAGCAGTTCTACTTGGAGCTTTCGGAGCACATGCTTTAAAAGAAATGCTTGGAAGTTATGCAAGTACTTGGGAAACCGGTGTTCAGTATCAAATGTTTCACGCAGTTGGAATTTTAATCGTCGGCTTACTAATGGAAAAACAAACTAGTAGACTATATACGTGGGCAGTGATTTTATTTTCGGTTGGAATTGTGTTTTTTTCCGGAAGTTTATATGTCTTAAGTATTTCAAAAGTGGCTGTGTTAGGTGCCATTACGCCAATCGGAGGAGTTTGTTTTGTCGCCGGATGGTTCTTGCTGATTATGGGCGTATCGAGAAGGTCGACAAAGTTTTATTAGGCAAAAATTAACTTTAAGATAATCGTCTTTGTGCTGTTATTCGAGCATAAAGACGATTATTTTTTATTATTGGCAAATAAGTGCTAAAATAGAGGAATCATATTTGATAAGGGAGACAGCAATTACATGACATATGCACTTGAAATAACAGGATTACGAAAAATATATTCGACTGGGGTGGAAGCTCTTCGTGGGGTGGATTTGACTGTGGAAGAAGGGGATTTTTATGCACTTCTAGGTCCTAATGGTGCTGGGAAATCGACTACAATCGGCATTATCACCTCGTTAGTCAATAAAACATCTGGAAAAGTAAAAGTATTTGGTTATGACCTGGATACAGATATTGTCCGCGCGAAACAGCAAATTGGTCTTGTGCCACAAGAATTCAATTTTAATCCATTTGAAACGGTTCAACAAATTGTCGTTAACCAAGCGGGCTATTATGGTGTTTCCCGTAAAGAAGCGTTTAAACGTAGCGAAAAATATTTAAAACAATCGAATTTATGGGAAAAGCGTCATGAACGGGCTAGAATGCTTTCAGGAGGAATGAAAAGACGCCTGATGATTGCGCGCGCATTGATGCATGAACCGCGGTTGCTGATTTTAGATGAACCGACTGCTGGGGTGGATATTGAGCTTAGACGCGAAATGTGGACGTTTTTAAGGGAGCTAAATGAGAGCGGCACAACGATTATTTTAACTACACACTACTTAGAGGAAGCGGAAATGCTTTGCCGAAATATCGGAATTATTCAATCAGGAGAGTTGATTGAAAACACGAGCATGAAATCATTACTTGCGAAATTACAATTTGAGACATTTATTTTTGATTTAGAGCCATATGATCAAGCATTCGAAATTTCTGGATATCAGTATGTTTTTGAAGATAAACAAACCTTATCTGTTGAAGTTGAACGTAATCAAGGCGTGAATCACATCTTTGAACAATTGAGTGCTCATGGTATTAAAGTGCTTTCTATGCGTAATAAGTCCAATCGATTGGAAGAACTATTTTTGAAAATTACCGATGAAAAACATCAAGTGGGGGAAAAACATGTTTAATCTATATTTTACAGCTTTAAAAAGTTTAGCAGCGAAAGAAACGAATCGTTATATGCGGATTTGGGTACAAACATTAGTACCACCAGTTATTACGACCTCTCTTTATTTCATTATCTTTGGGAAAATGATTGGAAGTCGTATTGGGGATATGGGTGGTTTTTCTTATATGGAGTATATCGTACCCGGACTAATTATGATGTCTGTTATTACGAGCTCTTATGCCAATGTATCTTCTTCTTTTTTCTCGCAAAAATTCCAGAAAAATATTGAAGAGATTCTGGTTGCGCCAGTGCCAACTCATATTATTATTTGGGGTTTTCTTATCGGTGGGATTGGTCGAAGTATTTTAGTAGGTTCTCTGGTTACTATTATTTCTTTATTTTTTGTGCCACTTCATGTTTATTCGTGGTCTATCGGGATTATCACCTTTTTGATGACTGCGATTGTATTCTCGCTTGCAGGCCTTCTCAATGGGATTTTCGCTAAGTCTTATGATGATGTCTCTATTGTTCCAACATTTGTTTTACAGCCATTAACATACCTTGGTGGTGTGTTCTACGCTATCTCGATGCTTCCGCCAATTTGGCAAGCCGTTTCGAAAGTAAATCCGATTGTTTATATGATTTCTGGTTTCCGGTACGGTTTCCTTGGTGTGACCGATGTACCAATTATGGTCTCGATGTTGGTTCTAGTGCTATTTATCGTCGTACTTTATGCGATTTGTTGGTACTTAATTAGTAAGGGCAGAGGCTTAAGAAGCTAATCCGAGGAAAGCTTATCCATTTCTGTTTCATTTTAGTTAAATTCGTCATCTAATTTTAATACAAAAAAAGGGTTTGCGCTGATAGATACGGGTATTATATAGACATAAGCAATGACAATACCATTACTTTTTCTCCCTTTTTTGTATGGATTGTCTTTACTTACCTTAAACTCCCTTTTATACTTTTAGTGGTTGTTTCACTGCTGCTAGGGGTATTTTTTTGTGAATTTTTCATGTATTAATGGTTTTCCTATCAATAATATAGAGTAAATTTCATTATAAAAGAGTCGAAAGTAATGCGACTAAAGATTCGTTTTGGTAAATAAAATAGAAATGTGTCTATTTTATGAATCTTTTTGTTATGACCTTGTATAATGAGGTGGCTGCGTATATTCTTAGAGGAACAACAAATTTTTTATATACATAGGAGGAAACATGGGATTTTTAGAAGCTTATAAGTCATTTTGGAAGAATTATGTCAATTTTAGTGGTCGTGCATCTCGTTCGGCGTATTGGTATGTAGTACTTTGGAATGCAATTATTATTGGGATTCTTTACATTTTAGCAATTATTTTTGGTATTTCCGCATTGATGGAAGGTAGTATGGGCGGCACTGGTATGGTTGGCGGTGGTGGCGCACTATTTATTTTAATTATTTTGTGGCTGTATCTACTTGCGGTTTTAATTCCAACAATCAGCATTACTGTTCGGCGTTTACATGATTCAGGGAAAAGTGGTTTTTTTGCATTTCTTGACTTAATTCCATTTGTTGGGGGAATTATTATTTTAGTATTTATGTGCCTTGAAAGTGACGGACCAAACCAATATGGTGATGATAATAGTCAATTTGATATTTAAATAGAAAACGAGCTAGGAATTTGATCCTAGCTCGTTTTTTTAATGGATTCCTTCGCTTACGAGAAACCAATTAACTTGGCTTGTATTAATAAAATAAGTTAAGTCATATTTTGTTAATTCAATACATTTTTCGTTAAATAGGTTTTTTAAGTCAGCTTTTGATAATTCGTGGATGCTGATGTTGTTGATTTTTGCGTCGTCATCAAGACGAATCGATTCTCCGTTTGCGGTATAAATTTCGATATACATCGTACCATCCTCTCTGAATTACATTTGTTTATAGTTTTCCTTAAAAATACCGAGTTGATTAAGCGTCACAACAAGTTGCTGGCTGAAAAGTGGTAATGCTTGGATTTGGTCTAAATCATTCGCATATGCAAAGTCAGCTACTTGCATGACAAGTGTGTGGAAAGATTCAGTCATTGTTTCGTTTTGCTGCTTTAAATAAGAGTTCTCTTGTTCAAGCTCTTGGTATTTTGTTTGTAAATCTTGATATTTACGGTCGAGTTCTTCTTTTTGCACAGCAAGAGATGAAAGCGAATAAATGCTTTTCAGCAAGTCATAGACATTATTTTCTTCGCCTTGGTTTTCGCCTAAAAGTTGCACATTGCTCTTAACGCCGGATAATAAATCTACCAAGTTTTTTTCGCGTGTTTTGTCATAATTGATTTGTTCTTTGATAGATGTTGGTGGTTTATATTCCGAAGAAACAACTTTTCCGAAAATATTTGTTTTTTCTTTTTGGCTGCTTTTTTGCGTTTTTCTTTTTCTACCCGGCTTATTTTTGGGAATATCTTCTACTTGAATCAATTCTTTTTTTAGTTTGTAGTAGGTATTTTGTAGCTGGCTCGGTGTTTTTGGAAAGATCCGCAAATCGTTTAAACTTAGCATTTCAGAGATATCAAGTACTTTCATATCTTCCAAAATAGCAATTTGGTAACAGGCGGAAAGTAGTTCTAATTCAATTTTTAACCAACTAATGTTGGAGTGCATATATTTCTCGATTCCACCATGTTCTTCAACGGCTTGATAAAAATCAGTGAGTAAATGGAAGATTTCTTCGGATGTTTGTTCGTCAATACCAGACTCTGACGCCATTTTTTTAATGTCGGTAGTAGATGAATTCCCCGGATTATCTACTTGTTTTTTTATTTCTTGAAGTAATTTTCTTATTTCTGATTTAGGCATACAATCACATACCTCTCTATCCTATAGTATTATTGATTTTCTGTTTATTTTTATAATAACAATATATGTTAGTTGTGTAAAGGGAACGCAAATGGGTCAAAAGGAGTGGGTATGAAGAACCTTTTTTTGTGT
The nucleotide sequence above comes from Listeria ivanovii subsp. londoniensis. Encoded proteins:
- a CDS encoding N-acetyltransferase — protein: MNQNKISAGGLEFLVRFALPNDYSKMNELMLNTARWLKESGSSQWNDILQGFDVHQMEERIKLGEVALFETQEGLLAGAMIIRKTPSNWDTDLWEDLANENAYYLHRIMVARQFSGISLSAQMINWSELLANTNQVPYIRLDCIETNDKLNQMYRRYDFQFMGKKNGFHLYQKKLPPI
- a CDS encoding DUF975 family protein — its product is MTISQVKQTAKESLRGNWGIAIGIFVLAWLLETVASGVLGWIPFIGWIALFLLTGPLYVGVSWVYLAISRREQPDVAYMFSGFKEFGRTFLAYLLISIFTFLWSLLLIVPGIIKTYSYSQTFFILRDNPNISALDAITESRHMMNGHKGRLFGMSLTFLLWYLIPIAVAIAGGVIVAGGMASTSYTTDPTELISALAAGATFGGLVLILASWVISLGISLYVYPYLITSIAVFYDDLYAASEGAYVEETVIVEEESVDPFGKTEEDPFARDSHPDGFGPETVKEPEAPKDENEPK
- a CDS encoding Lmo0654 family protein, which encodes MAHENLRELEDRLIELRQEYQETISETRDFEDPQLQNGPINAAEVRLSALRHEISEVEKKIKKVEGNTK
- a CDS encoding metallophosphoesterase, translated to MKPIFAVGDVHGEITLLDELLENWDKKRERLLFVGDLIDRGENPAAVLRRVKALADNAGAIVLKGNHEQMLLDWLKIPSEKMHYYLSQGGMETIQSLISDSLDKKTTPEGLAERIKQESAELIEFIRNLPLYYEEGKYVFAHAGVDFTKDDWHETEERDFYWIREPFLFGENKTGKVFIFGHTPVQNLHKDGSAGIWVSADKTRLDIDGGAVFGGELHGVVVEEKVITKSFTAKK
- a CDS encoding DUF420 domain-containing protein, encoding MEQNKEKLTKPTSEKNYFWPIMIISFIAVVVILLLFFSPIGYQGAVHFDITIFPRMNAIFNSFTFVFLVIALWAIIKKKNINMHRGFILAAFTSTLFFLVSYLTFHYLSAETSTFGGTGIIRPIYFFILITHSFLAAIVVPLALFALVWGWTMQIEKHKKIVRWTMPIWLYVSLTGVLVYLFMAPYY
- the pdxK gene encoding pyridoxine/pyridoxal/pyridoxamine kinase — its product is MTIKKTLTIAGSDSSGGAGLQADLKTFEEYGTYGFSAITTIVTMDPDNNWAHGVTPIDAGLVREQLKTILSGGPVDAMKTGMLGSIDIIKATREAIDKYDLKNVVIDPVMVCKGEDELIQPENAEAIRDLLLPKATITTPNLFEAGQLSGLGKLTTLDDMKSAAKKIIELGAKYVVIKGGKALESDKAIDLLYDGKDFTVYEVEKISPSHNHGAGCTFAAAITAGLAKGLTVEEAVAKAKDFVTAAIKGGFALNEFIGPVWHGAYNKAENR
- a CDS encoding Cof-type HAD-IIB family hydrolase produces the protein MIKVIASDMDGTLLNSDIEIAQENVEAIEKARTKGIHFVLCTGRMYDDAMGLINKANLYAPAICMNGAEIRDEHGKIVLQHPIDRDLARDTYNTLSDLGMYTEFFTDMGPITTDKARGKEFMIKMHQRIHPDIPVTEITEKVEERFESKDVHEIPDVERILANKELTILKFISFSSDKEVLAKAKAKLEKENELSVTSSFSDNIEITHREAQKGISLQYYVEKLGITLDETFAIGDNMNDISMLKMAGYSVAMGNAEEEVKDLAEHVTSTNDEHGVAAAIYKMLETND
- a CDS encoding maltose acetyltransferase domain-containing protein translates to MSSELEKMIAGEMYDPSDRELVHGRSRARKFCREINDTMDADSRQSVLKRLFGGTKENVYVEPAFRVDYGSNIYVGENFYANFDCVILDVCEVHIGENCMMAPGVHIYTATHPLDPVERNSGQELGKPVVIGDNVWIGGRAIINPGVTLGNNVVVASGAVVTKSFPDNVVLAGNPARVIKTIEVKDK
- a CDS encoding DUF5327 family protein, giving the protein MIISDAKIFEQMESELAKARAATTKASQDKHLHGLMLLVQLAKTGDETGLEVGPSAIPKSEPAQIVNMDGKKIELEDGANGDSLLDF
- a CDS encoding DUF423 domain-containing protein, with product MKKTIITGAIFAGLAVLLGAFGAHALKEMLGSYASTWETGVQYQMFHAVGILIVGLLMEKQTSRLYTWAVILFSVGIVFFSGSLYVLSISKVAVLGAITPIGGVCFVAGWFLLIMGVSRRSTKFY
- a CDS encoding ABC transporter ATP-binding protein — its product is MTYALEITGLRKIYSTGVEALRGVDLTVEEGDFYALLGPNGAGKSTTIGIITSLVNKTSGKVKVFGYDLDTDIVRAKQQIGLVPQEFNFNPFETVQQIVVNQAGYYGVSRKEAFKRSEKYLKQSNLWEKRHERARMLSGGMKRRLMIARALMHEPRLLILDEPTAGVDIELRREMWTFLRELNESGTTIILTTHYLEEAEMLCRNIGIIQSGELIENTSMKSLLAKLQFETFIFDLEPYDQAFEISGYQYVFEDKQTLSVEVERNQGVNHIFEQLSAHGIKVLSMRNKSNRLEELFLKITDEKHQVGEKHV
- a CDS encoding ABC transporter permease; translation: MFNLYFTALKSLAAKETNRYMRIWVQTLVPPVITTSLYFIIFGKMIGSRIGDMGGFSYMEYIVPGLIMMSVITSSYANVSSSFFSQKFQKNIEEILVAPVPTHIIIWGFLIGGIGRSILVGSLVTIISLFFVPLHVYSWSIGIITFLMTAIVFSLAGLLNGIFAKSYDDVSIVPTFVLQPLTYLGGVFYAISMLPPIWQAVSKVNPIVYMISGFRYGFLGVTDVPIMVSMLVLVLFIVVLYAICWYLISKGRGLRS
- a CDS encoding DUF805 domain-containing protein; its protein translation is MGFLEAYKSFWKNYVNFSGRASRSAYWYVVLWNAIIIGILYILAIIFGISALMEGSMGGTGMVGGGGALFILIILWLYLLAVLIPTISITVRRLHDSGKSGFFAFLDLIPFVGGIIILVFMCLESDGPNQYGDDNSQFDI
- a CDS encoding lmo0673 family protein, whose product is MYIEIYTANGESIRLDDDAKINNISIHELSKADLKNLFNEKCIELTKYDLTYFINTSQVNWFLVSEGIH